The DNA sequence ttcatactctatcacatgacTTGAATCTGGGTTGTACTTTTTAAGCATAGATATATGAAAAACGTTATGAATGTGCTGCATCTATGGCGGCAGAGCCAACTCATACGCAACCATTCCAACTCTctttaatatctcaaaaggtccgatgTATCTTGGattcagctttcctttctttccgaatctggaCAATGGAGACACTTTTAGCAATTCCTTCTCACCAGGCTCGAGTTCCATATCTTTTCGATTTCGATCAACATATTTTCTTTGTCATTCTTGAGCGTCGATCAATCTTTTACGAATCAGTTCCACCTTTTCTTTGGTTTGTTGAATCAATTCTTGACCCGAAAGTTTATgttcaccaacttcgtcccaaaACACAAGAGATCTGCACTTTCTCCCATAAAGGGCTTTATATGGAGGCATgccaatgcttgcgtgataactattgttgtaagagaattccacCAGGGGCAAATGTTCGTCCtaacttcctttgaaatctaaCGCACAGACTCTTAACATGTCTTTAATTGTctgaatagttctttcactttgcccatctgtttgtggatgataagccgtactcatattcgACTTTGTTCCCAAATGCTCttggaattgtcgccaaaattttgaattaaatctAGGGTCTTCATCCGACATAATAAATACTGGTACCCTATGCCGCATAATGATCTCATTCAAATATAACCTAATAAGTTCATCTAACAAAAATCTTTCATTGCATATATTACACTACCTTTTGGCTCAGGGATTCGcacttcaatttctaacttttcaaattcttttattaACTCTTCTGATAATGTTAACATATTTAATCTTTCCTTTCGACTCAGGGCATCTGCCAcgacattcgcctttccaggatgataatttatcgtataatcataatccttgatcaattccagccatcgtCTTTATCTCATGTTCAGCTCCCTTTGGATAAAGATATActatacttcaagcttttatgatccgtatagatttcacacttttctccatacaaataatgcctccaaatcttaagtgcaaatacgATTGCTGCTAACTCCAGGTCATgagttggatatttctgctcgtgaggcttcaATTGCCGAGaagcatacgcaatcacttttcCATGTTGTATTAACATGtatcctagtcctttgtgagacGCATCACTAAAGATCACAAAATCACCTCCTTCATCCAGTAGAGCTAACACGGGTGCTGAAACTAACCtcttcttcagttcttggaaactctcttcacacttgcCTGTCCATATGAATTTTTCGTTCTTTCTGGTCAACATTGTCAATGGAACCGCTATCTTTGAAAGGTCTTGTACAAATCTTCGATAGTAGCCAGCTAGTCCCAGAAAACTTCTAACTTCTGTTGGCATCTCAGGCCTTTCCATATTTATTACTGCTTCGATCTTTGCGGGATCCACTTTGATGCCTTCACTGCTTACCACGTGCCCAagaaattgaacttcctttagccaaaactcgcacttagagaatttagcatataacttctcttTCCTTAAAATTCccaaagctatcctcaaatgttcaGCGTGTTCAGTTTCCATTTtagaataaatcaaaatatcatcgataaacacgatcacgaacttatccaaatatttcttgataACTCTATTCATAAAATCTATGAATGCGGAAGGTGTATTGGTCAGCCCAAAagccatcactaaaaattcataatgcccatatccCGTACAAAACGCCGTTttaggtatatcttccgctttgatcttcaactggtgataacccgatcttaggtcaatcttagagaaatatgTCGCTCCCTTTAATTGGTCGAACAAATCACCGATCCGTGGAAATGGATATTTATttttaatggtcagcttattaaGTTCATGATAGTCGATACacaacctcatgcttccatcctttttcttgaCGAATAaaactggtgcgccccatggggatacgcTTGGTCGAATCACCcctttgtccaataattcctgCAATTACGTAGCTAAATCTTTCATTTCTACAGGTGCCATCCGATaaggagctttcgatactggttcaGTGTCGGGTGCCAAATCAATCACAAATTCTATCTCTCGAtctggtggcaatcctggtaattcaTCTGGGAAAACATCGAGAAACTCATTAACAATCAGAATTTCCTCTATCTTAGGTGGTTCTTTATTAGAATCCACTATATGTGCTAAATAGGCCTCGCATCCTTGTCTTAATAATCGTTTTGCTTGAATCATCATCAGAAACTTATTTCTCTTGTTTCCGCCCCCGAAAGATGACTTCCTTAGCATCCTTGGATTTCAACCTCACTTTCTTGCTTTTACACTCAATCTGAGCATCATGGTATGCAAGCCAATCCATTCTTAGgatgatgtcaaattctcctagtTTGAAAGGTATCAAGTTCGCGAAGAAATGACGACCTCCTATCTCTATGTCGCAACTAGGAAAAATTCTATCGACAGAGACTTTATCCTGATTAGCCACTTCTATTAACAAGTTGGGCTCTAAAGGTTGAGTAGCACAATTCAATTTATCAACAAAATTCTtggatataaaagacttggtagCTCCTGAATCCACTAATACTTTTGCATCTAAAGAGTTCACGATAAGTGTACATGCGATCATATCTGagttctgaacaacatccttcatcgTCATGTTAAAAGTTCGAGCCCTTGGTTGCATTTGAGGTGCTGGAGGTGGTGCTCCTGTTATCCTGAGAATATTTGCTTGTTCAACAGGTTCCTTACAATCTCTAGCCATATGTCCCAACTTGCCATATTTAAATCATATCACACCTTTCATGTCCGAAGAACTGGTGCATTCTGAACAATAATATCCCTTCTTGTTACACTTGAAGCATATGATGTTAGACTTGTTACAGATTCCAGAATGCTtcttcccacacgtcttacatTCTAGGGCGGTGGGTCTATTGCCTTTCTGTTGCTGATTCTAAGTGGAGAAACGGTTACCCTTTCCAATatttccgggtttgaacccttgGAATCTATTATTTGTTGGATTGTCAGAACCCTTCTTGAACTTTCCCTTCGACTTTCCACTTCcttgtccttgactttcttcatAACCTTGAATTTTTTTTCTTGTTATCATTCTCCCTCTTTGATATTTCACTTTCACCTTctataatcatagccttctgaaccgCTGTAGCATATGTCTGGAGTTCGAGAACTTCCACCTATCTATGTATCCATGATTTAAGTCCTTGTTGGAATCATTTTGCCTTCTTACGTTCCGTATTCATATATTCTGGCACAAACCTTGCCAGTTCTGAAAATTTCGCCTCATACTCTGCTACAATCATACCTTCTTGCTTCAGTTCTAAGAACGAGACTTCCAATTGATCCTGTAAATATTGAGGTAcatacttttccagaaatagtTCATTAAAACTTTGCCACGTGATTACACCATCTTCTTCTAAAGCCTTGGTAGACTCCCACCAGAAATTTGCCTCATCTTTCAGATAAAAACTTGCATATTCAACCTTCTTATTTTCACCAACCTCTGCCAAAGCAAAGGCTTTTTCTATCTCTTTTATCCAAGACTTCGCCTTAATTGGATCTGTTGTTCCCATAAATTCTGGTGGATGAAGGGACTGGAAGGCTTTAAAGCTTCCGACTCGAGGAGCTTGGGGCTGCTGCTGTAAAGCAGCGGTTTGCAGCTGAAGAAGGTGGAGAATCTGAGTCATTGTAGGATTCTCTTGATTCTGACTTTGGGTCTGGTTACCCTCATCTGGGTTGGTTGGTTTTGTTAACATATTCTTCTAATGAATAGAAAAACAACTTATTAAGCAAGATGCTAGCATGGAAATATATCACAACATAATATCTCATAAACTTTTTACCATCCATCATTTAAAATGATTAGCACATGCATCCTTATTGCTACATAAGTTGCTCGTCATATAGTTGATATCGTAGGGTAAGAGTTCAGGGGTCATTGTGAAGCATAGGtattattcaaaacaatatgtaaACATGTAGGAAGGGAACAATAAGGTGCAATAATGTTATGAGAAAGAAATACGCATATGAATAAAATGATAGTAAAGGTTTCAAGATTAAGATCAAAATGAAAGATAAGGAAAAATGATAATATAGCTACATGATCAAACAAGGGAAATAATTTTTGGGAATATATCCCCTTAAGTACCACCAGCTGCGAACTAACTACTGccataaatataataaatattaacCAACTAAGGTCATCCTATTGACTCGGCATCCACCAAGTCTTTCCCATCTTACTAATACCAAGATAAAATAACCACATGTCATAATTTCACCCACCTGCATAGCCCCAACATAAACTTCATCAGATCACTGACGGTCCACACTAGTTATCAATACATTCGACATGCATCTTTTCCGCCTAGAGACTTTATAAGTCCTGGTCATCGCGTAACTAATCGGAGAATCGTCATCCAAACGTTATCGAGATTACCCAATTACACCCTAAACTTGTAAACTTACCTAATCATGACTATGTCCGATAGTCTCAACTAAACTCTATATGAGTTGGAGATGCGCACTTAACTTAGGGGTCTCCCTAAAATAGTCTTAACTTGTTTCAGGGACCaaaacatgtagctctgataccaacctgtgacgccctcccaatccggggtctagattggtgagt is a window from the Apium graveolens cultivar Ventura chromosome 1, ASM990537v1, whole genome shotgun sequence genome containing:
- the LOC141672978 gene encoding uncharacterized protein LOC141672978 — its product is MARDCKEPVEQANILRITGAPPPAPQMQPRARTFNMTMKDVVQNSDMIACTLIVNSLDAKVLVDSGATKSFISKNFVDKLNCATQPLEPNLLIEVANQDKVSVDRIFPSCDIEIGGRHFFANLIPFKLGEFDIILRMDWLAYHDAQIECKSKKVRLKSKDAKEVIFRGRKQEK